A window of Gossypium hirsutum isolate 1008001.06 chromosome D13, Gossypium_hirsutum_v2.1, whole genome shotgun sequence genomic DNA:
GCTATTGTActgttatttaaattcaaagcgtTGTCAAATATAATCCTTTCTGGCATCCCATACTGACATATGATCTCTCTTTTTAAGAATTTACTAATTGCCGACTTTGTGACGTTGGCATAACaggtagcctctacccacttggtgaagtagtcGATGACTATGAAGATGAACCGATGCCCATTCGAAGCCTTTGGTGAGATTGGCCTAAttacatccatgccccacattgagaatggccatggagaagtcataacatggagaggtgaaggaggcacatgtatcttgtctccgtaaatctggcacttatggcatttcttagcatacttgatgcagtctccttccatggtgaaccaataatatccaaatctcatgatctgcctggccattgtgaaaccattagcgtgtgttccacagaCACCATCGTGGATCTCTTCTAAGATTTGCTTAGCCTCAATAGCATCCACTCATCTTAGAAGCacctgatcctttcctcttttgtataggatTTCTTTATCTAAGACGTAGTCACTAGCCAACCTCCTCAAtgttctcttgtcattctcagttgcttggtctGGGTATTCACGATTTTTTACGTATCGCAATATGTCTTGATACCAAGGGTGGtcgtctttttcttcttcttcgtcaatgttacaacagtgggctggagccTCATAACTGCttatttggataggcttcacatcttCTTGTTTATTTACTTTGACCATGGAAACCAATGTAGCcaaagcgtcggccatctgattctcatctcgtgggagataactgAAGGTGATGTtgtcaaactcctcaattaatTCCAGGACTAGCTTTCGATAGCTAATCAACTTAAGGTCTCTTGTTTCCCACtcacctttgagctgataaatcactAATGCAGAATCCctatatacctcaagtaccttgactTTGCGTTCAATAGCCGCAcgaattcccatgatacatgtttcatactctgccatgttatttgtgcaatcgaaATCTAGTTTgctagtgaatggataatgatcaccgTCTGAAGATACCAAGATTGCCCCGATCCCGTTACCCACAgtatttgaggctccgtcaaagtTCAATTTCCAAGCATTGCTTTCTTGTGTGTTTACTTCAGCAGTTGCCACATACATTcaatcctcatttgggaaattgaagttcaaaggctcataatcttccAGGGTCTActagctagaaaatctgctattgcgctcccttttatggccttttgattcacataggctatgtcaaattcagatagtagaatttgccatcgggtcatccttccgtttagagtggttgactccatcatgtatttcagagggtccaattttgagattaaccaagtcgtatggtataaCATGTATTGCCTCAACCTCCGAGTGGTCCAAAACAAGGTGCAACACAATTTTTCAATCGGCGAATATCTCGTTttgcattcagtgaacttcttgctgagatagtagaTTGCTCTTTCTTTTTGTCCTAACTCATCATGTTGGCGAAGTATGCATCCCATAGAATTTTTGAAGACTACCATGTATAGTATCAGTGGCTTATttgggcaaggtggcatcagcactggggcgttggacaggtaatacttgatttttttgaaagttttctggcactcctcatcccatacacctggattgtgtttcttaaggagacgaaaAATAgagtcacatttctcagttaactgtgaaataaaccgagcgatgtaatttagtcttcccagaaaacctcaaacttctttctgagtacttggcggaggtaattcttgtatggctttgactttgtttgggtcaatctcaattcccctttcgctgactaagaatcctagcaactttcccgatcTAGCCCTGAAAGTGCATTTGGCTGGGTTAAGCTTTAGCTGGAATTTCcttaaccttaggaatagtttccTCAGGACTTGCACATGTTCCCCCTCTGTTCTAGACTTTGCGATCAtgtcgtcaacatagacttctatctctttatgcatcatatcatcgaacaaggttaccatggctctctgatatgtccCTCCCACATTTTTTAGTCTAAACGGCATCACTTTGTAGCAAAATGTCTCCCACATCGTTACGAAGGTGGTTTTCCATGTCTGGAGGATGCATcctaatttggttgtacccggagaaaccatccataaaggagaatAGTGAGTATCCGGctgtgttgtccactaaggtatCGATATGGGGCAATGGGAAATTGTCCTTGGGACTGGCTCTGTTCAAATCTCTATAGTCCACACACATTCTcactttcccatctttcttaggaacagggactatattgctacccattctgaatacttgaccacctgtaagaacccaacatcaaactgcttcttaacttcttcttttatttttagcaggacatcaggcctcatccctCGGAGCTTTTgctggactggtttgcattcttcctttataagaagtcggtgtaccacgatatccATACTTAACTCGGGCCTGTCTTGATaggaccatgcaaagacatcccTAAACTCATGTAGCAACTCAATGAGATCTCGTTTCGTATCTTTGTCAATGCAagctccaattttcacctcttttccctCTCCTAAGCTCACGACTTCTACTGACTCCTTATAAGGTAAGATTTGCTTCTTTTCTTGCTacaccatccttaacaaatcaggagatagaaCGTtgttttggtcatcttcaaaattCTGAGAATCATCATACTCATGTCTTGTTCAAAAAGGGATTCTAAATTAGTAACAGTGTCGCTcacatcattgatatctgaagtCCTGTAATCGGGATGCAAGAAGGTCCAAAGAAAAAGAATCTAATAATAATTGTATGCACAGTATGATTATAAATGGAATAGAAAGACCGAAagaatattttttcaaaatgagaCTGAGCGAtgcatttttttgaaataaaattttgggcATGCCTTTTAAAAAAGATTCTTATTGCCCTtaggcttagggcaacaagtgagttctgaatattactttaaattagttctaaatgttatagggatctcttccacagtctaGTTGTCTAGAACACTTCGAGGCTCGTAAGGGCGGATGCCTGACATACTTTCTCCTTCGAGTTCTCCTTTAAATATGGCATTGATGTTCATTTTCCTAGTATTTCCTCCGTAACATCTCTTCTTGGTGTCTTTCGTTCAGGATAAATGGTTCCTCTTGATACGAAGGTCCTAGATATATGGGGGAAGGTCATAGGTTCCCACTCGACTTCTTCCCCACTCAAACACGCCTTACGCCTCTCTTGcctcttttctaactctttctttttttgcttCGCATTtggcttaaatcctaaaccaaagCGTTCTTGTTTATCCTTCATCAATGGTGCCTCTATCCTTCCTTGAAGATATCTTTCGAGTCCTCTCTAGGGCATGGCTCCTTTCCCAACCGTCATTTACAGTCTCATTCTCATGGTTTTGGATATTCTGGGTATCGGGATCTTATTCCCCTCAACCACAAAGGTTGCATTCACGAATTCTaaggatcgaaaggaacattcgaTCGTCTCGTCATCCGCTCCTAAATACAGTGCGTCACTACTTATCGATGCAATGATGTCTTTCTCCGCGCTTATTGTAACTAATCGGCCTTCTGTTaccaatttcaacttctgatgcaATGATGAAGGCACTACTCCCgctgaatgaatccaaggtcttcccaacaggcaattatacgaaggcttgatatccattactaggaaatctacctcgtatgtatttgggcCAATCAAGAGCGGAATTTCTATTCCTCCCATTACCCTCAtttcagtgccatcaaatgctctcactatattctggcatgatttcatgtgagatcTATCTACTGGCAACCTATTTAAGGTGGATAAAGGTAAAACATTCAAGGCTGATCCATTATCGACTAACACCCCGGGCAACGTGTATCCTTTACAACGAGTGGTAATATGTAGGGCTTTGGTGGCTCCTCTCCCCCCTGGTGGTATTTCATCACACTAAAGaagatgaaattgtcagcacttatattgttaaccaggcgatccaacTTGTTCACTGAGATGTTGTTAGCAACGtaagtctcatttagcacttttatcAACGCATCACGATGTGTCTCTGAACTTAGAATTAACTCGAGCATTGAGATACGAGCCAGCTGTTTATGCAGTTGTTCCACTatactatactcgctatgctttaagaattttaagaattccCTAGCCTCGCTTTCAGTTACTAGTTTGTTAACATGCGATTCTGTTTTGGCCGTCTTTGTTTTTTCTTGctcaaccgccaaggcttttccttttatggGCTCCACTCCTACATTTTTTGGATCGTAGCGTTTTCCACTACGGGTATAAAAGCCTACATCATTTCCCTCTTCTAAAGCATTTACTGGGTTCTCCGCTCCCGGGATTGTCATGTTGCAGTCATAATTCCAAGGGACCCTTTTGCTATCATTGTATGGAAAGtatacaggtttttggattataaCTTTCGGTACCATTTGTATTCCAGCTTCTCCACTCCTTGGCCGCGAAATAATCACCACCGGGTGATTAGCCTTTTGGGCTTTTCTCTTATATCCttcctccgaggcataaacttctcccTCCTCCAATCCTttgatttcttcataaaactccaactctttgttgttcatcagattttATACCATGGCCCTGAACTCAGtgcagttttgaatgtcatggCCCTCTTTGGCATGGAACTCACAATATCTCCCTACTCCTTCGGGCCTTTGCTTTGATTCTTGCTTGATTAGACCTCCATTTATCCTTCGTTTCCAAACCCAACTTAGTGGGGTCTTTATCTCCGCAATGTTAGCTTTGATTCTCTTCCCCCCACTCTCAATTATCGCGTTTACCTCTTTATCAGAATGATTGGGTAACAGATTTCCTGCTATGTTTGGTCCTGATGGGTCATCCAATTTTACAATCCCTATCttaatgagtctttcaaccaCCTTCTTAGACGCAGTACAGTTCTCAATCGTGTGCCCCactatccctgcatggtattcacattggacATTCACGTCGTACCATTTTGGGTACAGAGGTTGCATGGGTTTCAGATAAAATGGAGACaccacatgtgcatcgaatagattctgatacagttccctatatgttattggaatgggcaTGAATTGAAGTCTTTCtgtgttgggccttgtgttgggCTCTTGCCTTGAAGGGCCTTGGTGACTGTGGCTATCGTTCATGAAGGGCTAATAGTAATTGGTTTCGAATAACTCTTGCTATATGCGCTTATGATGTTCACCTCGCTTTCCTTTTTCTATGGGGCTGGTCTTTTGGAGCTTTCCCCCACATCTATTTTATCGCTTcttattgcattttcaatcatttcaccggacattaccatatccgagaagctcttggtggcactccccaacatgtggttgatgaatggggctttcaaagtattgatAAAAAGTATGATGACCTCTTTTTAAAAACGGGGTGGCTGGACTTGCgttgccacctccctccatcgttGGGTGTACTACCTAAAACtctcattttgtttcttctccatattctgtaacatgattctatcgggtgtcatatctgtcacatgactgtattgcttcataaaagcatGTGCCAAGTCTCTCtatgaactaactttagcacgactcagcTGGTTGTACCACTTGGTTGCAGACCCGATCAAACTATCCTAGAAGCAGTGGATTAATAGTTGATCATTATTGACGTATGCTGTCATCCTTCGACAGTACATagtgatatgagcttcaggacaactagtcccgttatactt
This region includes:
- the LOC107919392 gene encoding uncharacterized protein, which translates into the protein MGIRAAIERKVKVLEVYRDSALVIYQLKGEWETRDLKLISYRKLVLELIEEFDNITFSYLPRDENQMADALATLVSMVKVNKQEDVKPIQISSYEAPAHCCNIDEEEEKDDHPWYQDILRYVKNREYPDQATENDKRTLRRLASDYVLDKEILYKRGKDQVLLR